The DNA segment ATGTCAAATGAAATGCCTTTAGAAGAGAATGTGACTGATTCTGTAATTAATAGTAACGTTTTGGATCAAATTGCAAGTACTGAGCCAAAAGAAGAAAAAAATATGGTGAGTAATGTGAGTAATATAGAAGAGTTGCCAGAAAAAAAAGCTAAACCAGAGGTTAAAAAAGAGATTAAAGACGCTAAAGTGGTTAAAGAGAATGTGGTTAATAATCCTAATGAGTTGTTTGAAAAGGTTAAAACAACAGATTCTAATTTTGAATCAGGTGCTTATATACAAGTGTTTTCATTAAATACTTTGGATCCAAAATCAAAAGAATTAAATATTTTGAAAGAAAATGGATATAACTATAAAATTTATAAAACAACTGTGAACGGCAAGGAATTAACAAAAGTGTTGGTTGGTCCATATAGTGAAAATGATTTAAAAGTTGAATTAGAAAAAATTCGTTCTAAGGTAGCTAAAGGTGCTTTTACTTTTAGAATAAAATGAAATTTTTTTCAGTTATTGGTAATCCAATTATGCATTCTATTTCTCCTAGAATGCATAATAATGCCATTTTGTTTTTTAATGAAGAAGCTATATATACAAGATTTCATTTACAAAATCCTTTAGATCTAAAAAGAGTTGTTGGCTTTTTTGATGGTGTAAATATCACCGTTCCTTTTAAAGAATATGCTTTTGAAATAGCTGATATTAAAGACGAATATGTTTGTAAAATAAAATCTTGCAATGTTTTGATTAATAAAAATAATAAAATTTACGCACACAATACAGATTATTTGGGTTTCTTAAAATCAATTGAAGAATTTAAAGATATAAAATCAGCATTAATATTGGGTGCGGGTGGAACATCAAAATCAATTGCTCATGCTTTAAAATCAAAAAATATTGAAGTAAAAATAGCTAATAGGTCGCAAGATAGATTTGTGAATTTCTTGGATTTTAATTGTTGTTTGTATGAGGATTTAATAGCTCATGAAATTTTTGATATTATAATTAATACTACTAGTGCTGGATTAAATGATGAGCAAATGGCTTGTGATAAAAAAATTCTTATTAGTCTTTTTAAAAATTCAAAATATGCCTATGATGTGATTTATGGAAAAACTACAGCTTTTTTGCAACTTGCGAGTAATTGTGGCTTGAAAATCAAAGATGGTAAAAATATGCTTTTGTGGCAAGGCGTGTATGCGTTTGACTTATTTTTTGAAAATCACAATACCGAAGAAATTTGCAAAGCTATGGAAGAGGCTTTGCAAATTTAATGACTAAACCAAGATTTTATTTTATCAAATAAACTTTCTTGTTCTATGCAAGAGTCTTCATTTTCTAAACCAAAACTCTTTTCAAGTTCGTTTAGTAACTTGTGTTGTTCCTCATTAAGACTTTTTGGAAATTTGATATCAATTTGAATTATTTGTGAACCAAGTTTCCCAGTATGAATATTTTTTACTCCTTCGTTTGCGAGTTCGAATTTTTGTTTATCTTTTGCGCCTATTGGAAGTTTTAAATTCGCTTCACCTCTTAATGTGGAGACTTTGATAGTTTTTCCAAGTGCTGCCTGAGTAAAAAATACAGGAACAATAGTGTAAATATTATCTTCATCTCTAATAAATTTATCATCATCTGCTACCATAATTTTGATATATAGATTTCCTCTTTGAGAGCTATGTGGTAGTTGATTTGCTTTATTTTGTACTCTAAGACTCATGCCATTATCTATACCTTCTGGGATATCAAGCTCAATAGTATCGTTAATTTCTTCATAACCATTACCATGACAAGTTTTGCATTTATTCTTTATGATTTTCCCAGTCCCTTGACAATGAGAGCAAGTTTGTACAAAAGTCATAAATCCTTGTTTTACACCCATTTGTCCTCTACCGTGACAATGAGAGCACGTGGTTTCTTCTTTATCTTGAGCACCTGTTCCATCGCATACTTTACAAAAAGTTTTGTATGTAAAATTTATATTTTTTTTACAACCAAAAACGGCCTCTTTAAAACTAATTTGTGTTGTTACTTGTAAGTCACTTGGAAATTTATTTTCTTTTTTGTTTTTTTGTCTTGAATTATTAAATCCAAAACCTTCTCCAAAAAAGCTTGAAAAGATATCGCCTAAATCAATATCTTCAAATCCGAATCCACCGCCTCCAGATCCTCTTAACCCTTCTTTGCCATATCTATCATATACGCTTCTTTTTTCATCGTTACTTAAAACTTCGTATGCCTCATTCACTAATTTAAATTTTTCTTCTGCTTGTTTATCGCCTTGATTTCTATCAGGATGATACTTAAGAGCCATTTTTCTATAAGCTTTTTTAATGGTTTCCTTGTCAGAATTTTGAGAAATTTCTAAAATTTCATAATAATTAAGTTCCACTTTCTAACCTTTATTATTTTTTTAAAGTGTAATTTTAGCAAAAAAATAAACGATATTAATATTGTATGTTATAATGCTAGCTCTTAAGGAATTAAAATAAGTGGAAGGAATAGATAATGATTAATGTTTTAATGATTGAAGATGATCCAGATTTTGCAGAATTTTTAGCTGAATATTTAGCTCAATTTAATATCAAAGTTACTAATTATGAAGATCCATATTTAGGTATGAGTGCAGGAATAAAAAACTATGATTGTTTAATACTTGATTTGACACTTCCAGGTCTTGATGGTCTTGAAGTTTGTAGAGAAATTAGAGAAAAATATAGCATTCCTATTATTATTTCATCAGCAAGAAGTGATTTAAGTGATAAAATAGTAGGTCTTCAAATTGGTGCTGATGATTATTTGCCAAAACCTTATGATCCTAAAGAGATGCATGCGAGAATTATGAGTTTAATCCGTCGCTCAAAGCGCACTAATGAAACTCCAGAAAAAATTATTAATTCAGCTTTTAAGATTGACGAAAAAAGACATGAAATTAGTTATAACGATGAAGTATTAATATTAACTCCAGCAGAATATGAAATTTTAAGTTATATGATTAGACAACATGGTTTTTCAGTAAGTAGGGAGCAATTGGTGTATCATTGTAAAAGTTTAAAAGACAAAGATTCTAAGAGTTTAGATGTTATTATAGGAAGACTTAGAACTAAAATTGGTGATAATTCTAAATCTCCAAAGCATATTTTTTCAGTTAGAGGCATAGGATATAAGCTTATAGGATGAAAATAGCAATAAATTTAAAAATAACTATCCTTTTTGCAGCAGCTTTTTTATTTGTTTGTGTTTTATTTGCCTTGTTGGGAAAAATTCAAATTGATTCTCATATTGCAGATGAAAGAATAAATCAAAAAGAAATAATTGCGAAGATTGCTTATAATTTAGAAAGAGATAAGGAATTTGATTTACACAATTATCTCCTTTCTAAATCTTATTGTTTAATTACAAATGAACGTATTTTTAAGCAAATAATAGCTAAAGGCGAAAAAGCTTTTAAAATACAGTTTTCTATAGGATCATTATCTTCTATTATTTATCATGATCAGTTTTATTTATATGTTGAATATAATCAGCAAAAACAATTATATTATTTTGATACAGCAGTTAAATTTGAATATTTATTTTTGTTTAGTTTTGTATTTATTCTTGTTTTAATTATGTTTTTATATTTTTCGGTTTTAAGATCTTTGAAGCCTTTAAAAATTTTAAAAAATAAAATCAAAAGTATTAATTCGGGAAAGATAGAGCCTTTGTCGGAGTATTCTCAAATAAATGATGAGATATCTGAAATTTCTTTTGAATTTGATCATGCAATGACTAAAATTCAAGAATTAGTAAAATCAAGACAATTCTTTTTGAGAATGATTATGCATGAGTTAAAAACTCCTATTGGCAAGGGTAGAATTGTTTGCGAAATGATTGACAATCAAAAACAAAAAGATCGTTTAGTTGATATCTTTGAAAGGCTTGAACTTTTGATTGATGAATTTGGTAAAATAGAAAAAGTTTTATCTAAAAATTGTCATTTGAATTTGCAAACTTATCATATTAGTTTAATTTTAGAACAAGCACAAGATTATCTTATGCGAGAAGATTTTTATCAAAAAGTTAAGATCACATATAAAGAAGATACTATGATAGTAGCTGATTTGGAATTATTTTCTTTATTAATTAAAAACCTTATCGATAACGCTATTAAATATTCTGATGACAAAAGTTGTGAAGTGATTTGTTCTAGTGATTACATTATGGTTCGCAATAAAGGCAATAAACTTAAAAAAACTTTTGAATATTATTTAAAACCTTTTGTGAGAGAGGGGGATACTCAAACAGAAGGAATGGGATTGGGGCTTTATATTATTAATAATATTTGTAATATTCACGGATATAATTTAAGTTACTCTTATGAAGATGGTTATCATTCTTTTAAAATTCATTTTTTAAGGTTTGATAATTGAAGACAGTTGAGAAGTTTAATGAATTGGTTAAATCTTTTGCTTCTTTACCAACTATAGGAAAAAAAACAGCACTCCGTCTTGCTTATCACGTTTGTATTAAAGATCCATTACTTGGAACTAAATTGGCTTATAATATCGAAGAATCAATTAGAGTTACCAGAAAATGCTCATTTTGTGGTGCTTTAAGCGAGAATGAAATATGTGACATTTGTGCTGATAATAATAGAAATAAAGAGATTATTTGTGTTGTTCAAAGTCCTAAAGATGTATTAATACTAGAAGATAGTGGTAGTTTTGATGGTTACTATTTTGTATTGGAAGATACTAGTGAAGAGTATATTATCAGATTGAAATCTATGGTTTTAAAATATAATACCAATGAATTGTTTTTTGCCTTTACTCAAGGACTTAACTCTGATGCTATAGTTTTTTTTATAGAGGAAAAATTAAAAGATTTAAATTTGAAATTAACACATATTGCACAAGGAATTCCAAGCGGAGTTAGTTTAGAAAATGTTGATTTTATATCGCTACATAAAGCCATTAATCACAGAATTAAATTGGATTGAAAGAATAAGTTAAATATCATAATTTTCTTTGATCAATTTTGCTACTTTTGCATTGCATATGGATTTAATTTCTTCATAATGTGCTTGTGAAATTTTATTAAAATCTCCGTAATAATTTAAAAGTTTTTGAATATTTGCTTGAGAAATTCCAAGTTGTAACAACTTTGAACTATATAAATTTTGTTTTCTTTTTGTTTTTTGATGAAAATTGATTGCAAAGCGGTGCGCCTCATCACGTAATTTTTGTAAAAATTGTAATTTTTTGTCGTTACTTGAGAATGTAAAAATTCCATTATCAGAATAAATTTTATCTTTAGCATTTCCTTTTGCTCTGTGTGCTTTTGAGTTAATTTTTTCTTTTGATATGGCTAAAATATCTATATTAGCTCCCGAGCTTTTTACTATAGTGTTAGCAAGTTTTAATAATGCATCTCCTCCATCTATAAGCCAAAGATCAGGAGGCGGAGTTTTATCAAAAGACAAAGCCCTTTTACTGAGTGTTTGAAACATTTGGTCGTAATCATTTTTATGGGACAGGTGATAATGTCTATATGATTTTTTCTCAAAACCATTATTTTTATATACAACCATAGCCCCAACGCTAGCATCTCCTTGATAATGCGAGTTGTCAAAAATTTCTATACTATTTGGATAATTTTGTAAATTAAAGTATTTTTTTATGTCATTTAGTACTATATAATCTTCATTTTGTATATATTTTTCTATATTTATTCTTGCATTTTCTAACGCTAAATCGCAAATCTTTTTTTTCTCTCCTAGCTTTGGAACTTTAATATAAAATTTTTTAGAAAATCTTTGAGAAAGTGTTGATTCTAGTAATTTTAGATCTTCAAATTCTTGATGTATATAAATTTGAGTGGAATTAATAGGAGTATCTTCTGTGAAATTTTCCAAAATATATTGTTTATAAATTTCGTTTAGATCTAAATCATTTTGTTCTTTTAACGTGATAATTTTTTGATTTGAGCTGATCATTTTACCATTGTTTATAACAAAACGCACTAAGGAAAGTATATTATTTTTTACAAAAAACACAAATACATCAAAATTTTCTAATTTTGCAATATCTATATGAATTTTAACACTTAAATCTTGTATAGTTTTGATTTGATCTCGTATAATGGCTGCTTCTTCATAATTTTCACTTTGTGCATGATCAAACATTTTTTTTTCTAAGGTTTTTATTAAAAATGAAGAATTTAAGAGAGCTTGAGTAGCGTTTTGTATTATTTGATTGTATTCTTCTTTTGTTATTTTATTTTCACATGGCGCTTTGCATCTTTTGATTTGATGAAATAAACAAATTTCTTTACATGATTTTTTTTGTCTTAAAGGGAAAATTAAATACAGTGCATTTAAAAGTTCTTTAACACCTTTAAAAAAAGGGCCAAAATATTTTATTTTAGATTTTTTTATAATCTTTCTAGTAATTTCAAATCTTGGAAAATCATCATTTAAGTCTATATAAATATAAGGGTAAGTTTTATCATCTCGTAATAATATATTATATTTAGGATGAAGTTGTTTTATAAATGAATTTTCTAAAATTAGAGCATCTGCTTCTGTATTTGTTGTGATAAATTCAACATGGTGAGTTTCACTGATCATTTTTTGAATTCTTAGACTATTTTTTGAATTTGGTGAGAATATTGGTGTAAAATTAAAATAGCTTCTTACGCGATTTTTAAGATTTTTTGCTTTGCCTACATATAATAATTTACCATTTTGATCAAAATATTGGTATATTCCCGGTAAACTAGGAATAGTTTTTATTTCATTTTTTAGCATCTTGAATAATTTTTCTTAATTCTTCAAATTTTTTATATAACAAGGGATGGTTTATATTATTATGAAAACTTGCATTTGAAAGCTCTATAGAGCTTTTTTTATATGTAGATTTGCTTGTATTTTGATGAATAAAATTTTTATCGCTAAAAATTTTTATTGTGTCAACATTGGCAAAAATATTTTCAGGTTTTGCAAAAGTGTAGTGTTTTATTAATTTTTTAATAGTTTTTTTGGTATTATCGTGATTTAATTCCATGTAAGCAACATGGTGTTTAGCTAAAATAATTAACATGTTGTTTTTAACGAAGATTTTGCTAATCATTTGTTTGTGGTTAACGCTCAAGAGATTAAAAAATTCTTTATATTGAAATAGCACACTGAGAGGTTTATAGTGTTTAGATTGGATAAGTTTGTTGATAATAAAATTACTCGTTTTAATTTCTCTTCTCATTTTATAATGTTATCATTTTTTATCTTAATGTTTTTAAGTGCATGTGGTTATAAAGATATTCCATTTTATGAAAAAAAAGATGATAATCAAAGCGAGATTAAAATAAAAAAATTTCAAGCAATGGAAAATGAGATATGAAAAAAATTTTCTTTTTACTTTGTTGTAGTTTTACTTTATTATTTGCTGGTTCTAGCGAATTAAATTTAGCATTTACTAGTTTGGGTATTGGTATTTTGATTATTTTTATTCTAGGCTATTATTTAATCGCAATGGAAGAAAAATATCATATTAATAAAACTAAACCAGCATTGTTTGTGGGAACTTTTTCTTTTATAATTATTGGTGTTTACTTGGTTGTTAATAACCTTGATACGCAAATTTTAGAAGAAAGCGTTAATCATTTAATTTTAGAGATTGCTCAGATTGTATTTTTTCTAATTGCAGCAATGACTTTTATAGAAGCTTTAATAGAAAGATCAGTGTTTGAAACTCTAAAATATAAGCTTGTTAGTAGAGGGTATACTTATAGAAAATTATTTTGGCTTACAGGAGCTTTGGCATTCTTCATTTCCCCAATAGCTGATAATCTAACTACAGCTTTGATTTTATCTACAGTGCTTTTGACGATTGATAAAAATAAAAAAGATTTTCTAATACCAGGTGCTATCAATATAGTAGTAGCTGCAAATGCTGGTGGCGCATGGTCTCCATTTGGAGATATTACTACTTTAATGGTATGGACTGCTAAAAAGGCAGATTTTTTAGAATTTTTTGCACTTTTTCCAGCATCTTTTATTGGGTGGATAGTTACTGCTTATTTATTGTCACTTTATGTGCCAAATGTTAAACCAAATTTTGCTAAAGAACATCTAGAGGAAATTAAAATAAAAGAAGGTGGTAAAGTTTTTATAATTTTAGGACTTTTTACCATTGCTTTGGCTGTATTTGTCCATAGTATTTGTGATTTACCGGCTATGTGGGGTATGATTTTCGGTCTTTCTTTATTGAGTTTATATATATATTTTTTCAACAAAGAAAGAGGTAAAAAAGATTTGAATGTGTTTTATTATATGACTCGTATTGAAATGGATACACTATTATTTTTCTTTGGTATTCTATCAGCAGTTGGTGCTTTACATTTTGTTGGTTGGTTAGCTTATGCCTCAAATTTATATACAATCTTAGGACCAACAAGTGTAAATATAGGAGTGGGAATTTTATCTGCTATAGTAGATAATGTCCCTGTGATGAGTGCGGTTTTAAAGGCAAATCCAAGTATGGACCATACGCAATGGCTATTGATTACATTAACTGCAGGTATTGGTGGATCGCTGATTAGTTTTGGATCAGCTGCTGGGGTAGGCGTAATGGGAAAGATGAAAGGGATTTATACTTTCAATGCTCATTTAAAATATGCATGGACTATATTAATGGGATATATTGTATCTATTGTTGTTTGGTATATACAATTTCAAATGTTAAATTTATAAAAGGATAAAGATGAAAAAAGCAGATATTTTAGTTTTAGATTTTGGTTCTCAATATACTCAGTTAATTGCAAGAAGACTTAGGGAGCAAGGGGTATATGCTGAAATTTTACCTTTTAATGTTAGTATGGAAGAAATTAAAGCAAAAGAACCAAAAGGTATTATACTTAGCGGTGGTCCAGCGAGTGTTTATTCTAATGATGCTTATTTTTGTGATAAAGATATTTTTAAATTAAATTTACCCATTTTAGGAATTTGTTATGGTATGCAATTAATGGCGCATCATTTTAATGCCAATGTAGCTCCCGCAGGACATAAAGAATATGGTAAGGCTACTATTGATGTTCAAAATGACAGTATTTTGTTTAAAAATTTACCTAAAAGACAAATAGTTTGGATGAGTCATTCTGATAAAGTTGAAAATTTACCAGAAGGTTTTGAAGCGATTGCAACCAGTGAAAATAGTCCTTTTTGTGTGTTTGGTGATGAAAAACGTAAATTTTATGCTTTGCAATTTCACCCTGAGGTTCAACATAGTGAATTTGGAAAAAATATATTGAAAAATTTTGCTAAATACGCTTGCAACTGTGACAGTGTGTGGAATATGGGATCTTTTGCCAAAACTCAGGCACAAAAAATTAAAGAAGAAGTTGGTAATGATAAAGTATTGTGTGCAGTAAGTGGCGGTGTTGATAGTAGTGTGGTTGCTGCTTTGCTTGCTAGTGCTATTAAAGATCAAGTTGTGGTTGTTTTTGTAGATAATGGACTTTTAAGAAGCGGTGAAAAAGAGCAAGTAGAATATATGTTTAGACATACCTTAGGAATTAATTTAATAAGTATTGATGCAAAAGATTTATTTTTGAGTCGTTTGCAAGGAATTCAAGATCCAGAACAAAAAAGAAAAATAATCGGTAACACTTTTATAGAAGTTTTTGAAGATGAGGCAAAAAAACATAGTGATGTAAAATATCTTGCACAAGGAACTTTATATACTGATATCATAGAAAGTTCAGTTGTTGGTGCTAGTAAAACTATAAAATCACATCATAATGTCGGCGGATTGCCAGAAAAGATGAATTTGAAATTAATCGAACCTTTAAAAGAAATTTTCAAAGATGAAGTGAGAGCTTTAGGAATGGAGCTTGGTTTAAACAAAGATATAGTATATCGCCATCCTTTTCCTGGTCCAGGGCTAGCTATACGTATTATGGGGGAAGTTAATGAAGCTGATTTGGAGCTTTTAAGAAAAGCTGATATGATACTAATTGAAGAGTTAAAAAGTAGCGGATGGTATGATAAAACATGGCAGGCGTTTTGTGTGCTTTTAAATGTTAAAAGTGTGGGTGTTATGGGAGATAATAGAACTTATGATAATACAGTATGTGTACGAGTTGTTAATGCAAGTGATGGAATGACAGCGACTTTTTCTCATTTGCCTTATGAATTATTAGAAAATATTTCACGCCGTATTATTAATGAGGTTGATGGCATAAATCGCGTGGTGTATGATATATCAAGCAAGCCGCCTGCGACTATAGAGTGGGAATGATTAAAATATCCTACAAGCTTTAATTATTTTTTATAATAATTATATTTTTTACATAAAGTCAAAAATATAATTATAAATTTATAAAAACAAAGATAAAATATTTTTAGTTTACTTGAAAATAAAAAAGGTTTTGTATGCATGGTAAAATAATGGTTTATGTAGATGGTACTGGTAGAGGGACGGTTATAAACCTTGCAAAAACTTTTTTTGAATTTAATAGACACGCTTGGCACGACAAAAGAAGTATGCCTACAGTGGGGATGTTTGTTGAATTTAGGTCTGATGGAAAACATATTACAGATTTAAGACCTTCTAAATTTCAGGAGTTTAATGAAAATGATTTTATTAAAGAGAGGGATTTTTGGAAAACTGATAGTGATGATGAATTAGAAGATTTAAGGTTGGCAAAGCGTGATGCTTATGTCCAGCAATTATATAGGGAAACAAATTATGATGAATTTGAAAAAATTCCTTTAAGTATGACGATACCACAAACTATTCAGCGATATTTTTATAATGAAACTTTATCCATTAATGCAGTCAAAGATATTAAGATAGATGAAGCACCTTATATTATTGATTTTTTTGTTCTTAAACGTTTTTTATGTAAAGCTTTAGATACTTTGCTTTTTTCTGATAATACAATCAATCAAGCAGATTTTTCAGCTATGAAAAATATTATTGTTCATCTTGAAATGGCTCATAAGGATATGCAGGATAAGCAAAAACATATAAATATGGAGCGTTTATACGATGAGGTATTTTTATCGCATCAATGCCATTATCAAGCTCTTCTAGCGTCTATTGATAATAGAAAAAATAGGAAATTAGCTTTAGAAAGACAAATAAGTACTTTAGCAAGTGAGATTAAATCAAAACAGTCAAGATTAGAAGCAGAAAATGGAAAAAGGTATCAAGAATTAGAAGAAATAATACATTCTAAAAAAGCAAAACTTATAGAAATTAAAAATGAAATAGACTATTTTAGCGAGAGTATAATAAAATTAGAAGAAGTTAAAAAAGCATTTTATGAAAAGAATTTATCTATTTTTGCAAATAGCTTCAATATGGTAAGAGAAAAACTTTTTGATAAAATTAATCAAGGTTTGAATATTTGTGCTACAAAGCAAGATGTAGAAATATGGAAAAAATCTTTAAAATCTACTAGTATTAAAAATTCATATTTTAAAAATGCCACTGAAATTTCCTTTTGTACTTTATCTTTTGCAGAGCTTTATTTAAATAGATTGAACAAACACACATTAAATTCGAATGATCAACTGCTTCTTTCATATGTAAAAAAAGTGAGAAAAGAATGTGAAAAAAATTTTTTGATAGTTACTGCAAATCCTGAAATCTATACTAAAATGAAAATACAAATTTTTTCTATGAGTCCTTATTATG comes from the Campylobacter insulaenigrae NCTC 12927 genome and includes:
- the uvrC gene encoding excinuclease ABC subunit UvrC; translated protein: MLKNEIKTIPSLPGIYQYFDQNGKLLYVGKAKNLKNRVRSYFNFTPIFSPNSKNSLRIQKMISETHHVEFITTNTEADALILENSFIKQLHPKYNILLRDDKTYPYIYIDLNDDFPRFEITRKIIKKSKIKYFGPFFKGVKELLNALYLIFPLRQKKSCKEICLFHQIKRCKAPCENKITKEEYNQIIQNATQALLNSSFLIKTLEKKMFDHAQSENYEEAAIIRDQIKTIQDLSVKIHIDIAKLENFDVFVFFVKNNILSLVRFVINNGKMISSNQKIITLKEQNDLDLNEIYKQYILENFTEDTPINSTQIYIHQEFEDLKLLESTLSQRFSKKFYIKVPKLGEKKKICDLALENARINIEKYIQNEDYIVLNDIKKYFNLQNYPNSIEIFDNSHYQGDASVGAMVVYKNNGFEKKSYRHYHLSHKNDYDQMFQTLSKRALSFDKTPPPDLWLIDGGDALLKLANTIVKSSGANIDILAISKEKINSKAHRAKGNAKDKIYSDNGIFTFSSNDKKLQFLQKLRDEAHRFAINFHQKTKRKQNLYSSKLLQLGISQANIQKLLNYYGDFNKISQAHYEEIKSICNAKVAKLIKENYDI
- the recR gene encoding recombination mediator RecR, which translates into the protein MKTVEKFNELVKSFASLPTIGKKTALRLAYHVCIKDPLLGTKLAYNIEESIRVTRKCSFCGALSENEICDICADNNRNKEIICVVQSPKDVLILEDSGSFDGYYFVLEDTSEEYIIRLKSMVLKYNTNELFFAFTQGLNSDAIVFFIEEKLKDLNLKLTHIAQGIPSGVSLENVDFISLHKAINHRIKLD
- the guaA gene encoding glutamine-hydrolyzing GMP synthase produces the protein MKKADILVLDFGSQYTQLIARRLREQGVYAEILPFNVSMEEIKAKEPKGIILSGGPASVYSNDAYFCDKDIFKLNLPILGICYGMQLMAHHFNANVAPAGHKEYGKATIDVQNDSILFKNLPKRQIVWMSHSDKVENLPEGFEAIATSENSPFCVFGDEKRKFYALQFHPEVQHSEFGKNILKNFAKYACNCDSVWNMGSFAKTQAQKIKEEVGNDKVLCAVSGGVDSSVVAALLASAIKDQVVVVFVDNGLLRSGEKEQVEYMFRHTLGINLISIDAKDLFLSRLQGIQDPEQKRKIIGNTFIEVFEDEAKKHSDVKYLAQGTLYTDIIESSVVGASKTIKSHHNVGGLPEKMNLKLIEPLKEIFKDEVRALGMELGLNKDIVYRHPFPGPGLAIRIMGEVNEADLELLRKADMILIEELKSSGWYDKTWQAFCVLLNVKSVGVMGDNRTYDNTVCVRVVNASDGMTATFSHLPYELLENISRRIINEVDGINRVVYDISSKPPATIEWE
- a CDS encoding shikimate dehydrogenase yields the protein MKFFSVIGNPIMHSISPRMHNNAILFFNEEAIYTRFHLQNPLDLKRVVGFFDGVNITVPFKEYAFEIADIKDEYVCKIKSCNVLINKNNKIYAHNTDYLGFLKSIEEFKDIKSALILGAGGTSKSIAHALKSKNIEVKIANRSQDRFVNFLDFNCCLYEDLIAHEIFDIIINTTSAGLNDEQMACDKKILISLFKNSKYAYDVIYGKTTAFLQLASNCGLKIKDGKNMLLWQGVYAFDLFFENHNTEEICKAMEEALQI
- a CDS encoding ArsS family sensor histidine kinase, producing MKIAINLKITILFAAAFLFVCVLFALLGKIQIDSHIADERINQKEIIAKIAYNLERDKEFDLHNYLLSKSYCLITNERIFKQIIAKGEKAFKIQFSIGSLSSIIYHDQFYLYVEYNQQKQLYYFDTAVKFEYLFLFSFVFILVLIMFLYFSVLRSLKPLKILKNKIKSINSGKIEPLSEYSQINDEISEISFEFDHAMTKIQELVKSRQFFLRMIMHELKTPIGKGRIVCEMIDNQKQKDRLVDIFERLELLIDEFGKIEKVLSKNCHLNLQTYHISLILEQAQDYLMREDFYQKVKITYKEDTMIVADLELFSLLIKNLIDNAIKYSDDKSCEVICSSDYIMVRNKGNKLKKTFEYYLKPFVREGDTQTEGMGLGLYIINNICNIHGYNLSYSYEDGYHSFKIHFLRFDN
- the dnaJ gene encoding molecular chaperone DnaJ gives rise to the protein MELNYYEILEISQNSDKETIKKAYRKMALKYHPDRNQGDKQAEEKFKLVNEAYEVLSNDEKRSVYDRYGKEGLRGSGGGGFGFEDIDLGDIFSSFFGEGFGFNNSRQKNKKENKFPSDLQVTTQISFKEAVFGCKKNINFTYKTFCKVCDGTGAQDKEETTCSHCHGRGQMGVKQGFMTFVQTCSHCQGTGKIIKNKCKTCHGNGYEEINDTIELDIPEGIDNGMSLRVQNKANQLPHSSQRGNLYIKIMVADDDKFIRDEDNIYTIVPVFFTQAALGKTIKVSTLRGEANLKLPIGAKDKQKFELANEGVKNIHTGKLGSQIIQIDIKFPKSLNEEQHKLLNELEKSFGLENEDSCIEQESLFDKIKSWFSH
- a CDS encoding SPOR domain-containing protein codes for the protein MEENKKNEFDDIILQKSGKNERIKKILLRAIILIIVFLVVMIVMKLINNPSEEKSLQIPSEPEKQSSYESNFDSLPIIDNSKEEDEFEALARKLKEESALNENNMSTNEAMSNEMPLEENVTDSVINSNVLDQIASTEPKEEKNMVSNVSNIEELPEKKAKPEVKKEIKDAKVVKENVVNNPNELFEKVKTTDSNFESGAYIQVFSLNTLDPKSKELNILKENGYNYKIYKTTVNGKELTKVLVGPYSENDLKVELEKIRSKVAKGAFTFRIK
- the nhaD gene encoding sodium:proton antiporter NhaD, whose amino-acid sequence is MKKIFFLLCCSFTLLFAGSSELNLAFTSLGIGILIIFILGYYLIAMEEKYHINKTKPALFVGTFSFIIIGVYLVVNNLDTQILEESVNHLILEIAQIVFFLIAAMTFIEALIERSVFETLKYKLVSRGYTYRKLFWLTGALAFFISPIADNLTTALILSTVLLTIDKNKKDFLIPGAINIVVAANAGGAWSPFGDITTLMVWTAKKADFLEFFALFPASFIGWIVTAYLLSLYVPNVKPNFAKEHLEEIKIKEGGKVFIILGLFTIALAVFVHSICDLPAMWGMIFGLSLLSLYIYFFNKERGKKDLNVFYYMTRIEMDTLLFFFGILSAVGALHFVGWLAYASNLYTILGPTSVNIGVGILSAIVDNVPVMSAVLKANPSMDHTQWLLITLTAGIGGSLISFGSAAGVGVMGKMKGIYTFNAHLKYAWTILMGYIVSIVVWYIQFQMLNL
- a CDS encoding response regulator transcription factor, with the translated sequence MINVLMIEDDPDFAEFLAEYLAQFNIKVTNYEDPYLGMSAGIKNYDCLILDLTLPGLDGLEVCREIREKYSIPIIISSARSDLSDKIVGLQIGADDYLPKPYDPKEMHARIMSLIRRSKRTNETPEKIINSAFKIDEKRHEISYNDEVLILTPAEYEILSYMIRQHGFSVSREQLVYHCKSLKDKDSKSLDVIIGRLRTKIGDNSKSPKHIFSVRGIGYKLIG